A window of Belonocnema kinseyi isolate 2016_QV_RU_SX_M_011 chromosome 9, B_treatae_v1, whole genome shotgun sequence contains these coding sequences:
- the LOC117179816 gene encoding uncharacterized protein LOC117179816: MDNIEENGTTTSCSPKEEMMEEKYVDSDIEYLEIKGMETEFSAGENNFTNMFVDVSEVVHSSEDELTEEDPLSEKGIINATECTTKNLQQLPPCKNGCHLKITEEDRKKTLSAYSKQREFRSRFNFVTDMIVMVPMVVNDKKSPGMFKKVYNTSFYIRTIEGPKKVCKACLTLILEEKDNFISTVLVKKFLKINKMLQSSQDSNEDQGILQKTDKAEMSNIDLTIEPERERFSADPYLIRDVKLARGYTRIPPCKYKCFLKISKHDQRNIFESYWKGATFHSRIKFIKSMTKVSKRVYSDQIDGHGNPEYIANYNLRAKKGLQQVCRTCFRIALAEPDKFITEVLDEKLRESSRLAEFKEPRPLDDDAQLLDAQSQLKGEPFSISDDGMRLIWNRLQHCKEKCYLKVTEADQIRTFDVYRRALTLLDRYNFFKEMTDMIPNKQPDVENSSKAMKNSAVYYINTKTGRTRVCKCCFRHTINESDFLMEAVFDEKWRQVANLNQPNDEVPLQLEDLVRNPIIEVEKHIKKFPLCEIHDFSAQNTEKYLPMGLSLEIMYYLYVKEVCNPVGIDEYHEILNLMNLKFQPAVKKYTSPKNLKEQLRLNYHVVAFESAQKLKSMDEIKAEFANNSLVLCLIGLRRSLPTPWLNNPAAFYKRPLWIHNLTIRQNSGSHLGRPKFYMWDETQGKQSPNEIASCLYQYLLDLPPTVKTVIVCSNCGEESRSKTLSIMFSHLMAHHKTLETIEHKFLTSAPFHSDDNLDNILTEKTVKKYQGAIQHPKDWYNALSKPRKSKEKPEVVVMSAEKFYDFESHWKDPLDEDEPCVDKEAKWLRYTKEGVACYKNSWTQSYRFKVADLKLKSQCESVWNAALNNLGRVPLSKEKKNDLLDLLPLMSPEVTSFYEGLPVENNIGLNIVNNLQEKGESSRIKRDSRFLLKKNFLSDNVDLPKKASIIKSKLNFESNVQEFEREKEDERNQNDLGDEYVDLSKRIEMFREEAIQGSNPRKYPKARKSWKALPPCDEKCHLKIPQANQRRIFDLYSQIKLFESKMDFVSGMIKINSITPEIKAALKIYYTTYLVNTEEGSQNICRKCFVFIIGERDYFITKVLEEKFQEMDESTDLGEENPKTNPEIQECEIINEEHSSISNDDIIIERVVEKTLPELYELKETEEERRQLRENHQPEEIDEHSKDELINEPFSNSVHLTSKNEEENLTGSRKINSPVVQKVQDHINKFPVTEQGFAKYLPIGLTLEVMYDLYVKEVSNPVSINFYKKVLARTDLKFKSLILGICERCSTILEMMKSLDDPNERYKIDCDRAAHLLDARKCNKSKLRDEDEARNNSDVHVCSFAFQSSLPTPCLNESLAYYQHPLWTYNLIIEQQIIDRTLPGMKSYSYMWHEGDGKGTANEIASCLYQYLQNLPPSVKYVTIYSTACGEEARSKTLSMMFSHFISNHKTIKSVDHKFFVSGHSGIQKRLDNEWLELMNNHRGKIEVPDDWYQAANSNKQYLVIMNPEKFYDFESLWKDNGAKPFIDKRVKWLRYLKQGTIYSKDSWRYNDPFLRLNLNSEFKDLSKIGLCELGRFPITEKKKNGLLSLLPLMSLKARCFYERLPDEKILSRKSKGKSSSKRKRKLRKILPIPGSVVKEEVHLENGDLDYIGEEIDEPPIKISNKRDFIQLDAVSIKDKRNERSSISSHSLSKFLK; encoded by the exons ATGGATAATATAGAAGAAAATGGTACTACCACGTCTTGTAGCCCCAAAGAAG aaatgatGGAGGAAAAATATGTTGATTCCGATATAGAATATCTTGAAATAAAAGGTATGGAAACAGAATTTTCAGCTGGagaaaacaattttacaaatatgttTGTCGATGTGTCGGAAGTTGTACACAGTTCAGAAGATGAATTAACCGAGGAGGATCCTCTCtcagaaaaaggaataattaacgcTACCGAGTGTACAACCAAAAATTTACAACAGCTACCGCCATGCAAAAACGGATGTCACCTGAAAATTACCGAAGAAGATCGAAAGAAGACTTTGTCCGCTTATTCTAAGCAAAGGGAGTTTCGATCAAGATTCAATTTTGTGACTGATATGATAGTAATGGTACCAATGGTGGTTAACGACAAAAAGTCCCCTGgcatgtttaaaaaagtatacaaTACTTCTTTCTACATTAGAACGATCGAAGGTCCTAAAAAAGTTTGCAAAGCTTGTTTAACACTAATACTCGAAGAGAAggacaattttatttcaacagtATTAGTGAAAAAGTTTCTCAAAATCAATA aaatgcTACAATCCAGTCAAGACTCAAATGAAGATCAAGGAATCCTCCAGAAAACTGATAAAGCTGAAATGTCTAATATTGATCTGACAATAGAGCCAGAGAGGGAGAGATTTAGTGCAGATCCCTATCTCATCAGGGATGTTAAGCTTGCAAGAGGCTACACCCGGATTCCCCCATGTAAATACAAGTGTTTCTTGAAAATATCAAAACACGATCagagaaatattttcgaatcCTACTGGAAAGGGGCGACATTTCattcaagaataaaattcataaaaagcatGACAAAAGTGTCAAAAAGGGTATATTCCGATCAGATTGATGGTCATGGAAATCCTGAATACATTGCCAATTATAATCTGAGGGCAAAGAAAGGTCTACAGCAAGTTTGCAGAACATGTTTTCGAATTGCTCTTGCTGAGCCGGACAAATTCATAACAGAAGTTTTGGACGAGAAATTGCGAGAATCAAGTA GACTAGCAGAATTTAAAGAGCCAAGGCCCTTAGATGATGACGCCCAACTTTTAGACGCACAAAGCCAGCTCAAAGGTGAACCTTTCAGCATTTCTGATGATGGCATGCGACTAATTTGGAATCGACTGCAACACTGCAAAGAAAAGTGCTACTTGAAAGTAACAGAAGCTGATCAGATACGAACTTTTGACGTTTACCGTCGAGCACTAACTCTCCTTGAcagatacaattttttcaaggaaatgaCAGACATGATACCAAACAAACAACCCGACGTCGAGAATTCTAGCAAAGCAATGAAAAACTCTGCTGTATACTACATTAATACAAAAACAGGTCGTACAAGGGTCTGTAAATGCTGTTTTCGTCATACTATCAACGAGTCAGACTTTCTTATGGAAGCAGTTTTTGATGAAAAGTGGCGTCAAGTCGCAAATTTGAATCAGCCGAATGATGAAGTACCACTACAATTGGAGGATCTTGTTCGTAATCCAATTATAGAGGTAGAAAAACACATAAAGAAATTTCCACTTTGTGAAATTCATGACTTTAGTGCACAGAATACCGAAAAATATCTACCGATGGGATTATCACTTGAAATTATGTATTATCTTTACGTAAAAGAAGTTTGCAACCCAGTAGGCATCGACGAATATCATGAGATCTTAAATTTAATGAACCTGAAATTCCAACCAGCCGTGAAAAAATATACATCACCAAAGAACCTGAAAGAACAATTGAGACTGAACTATCACGTTGTTGCTTTCGAATCAGCGCAAAAGTTAAAATCAATGGACGAAATAAAAGCAGAATTTGCCAATAATTCGCTCGTGCTCTGCCTAATCGGTCTTAGAAGAAGTTTGCCAACTCCTTGGTTAAATAATCCCGCTGCCTTTTATAAGCGACCTCTCTGGATCCACAATTTGACAATTCGTCAAAATTCTGGTAGCCATCTGGGACGCCCTAAATTCTACATGTGGGATGAAACTCAAGGAAAACAAAGCCCTAATGAAATCGCCTCTTGTTTATATCAATACCTTTTGGATTTGCCTCCTACCGTTAAAACTGTAATCGTTTGTTCAAATTGTGGCGAAGAAAGTAGGAGCAAGACCCTCTCCATAATGTTTTCACACTTGATGGCGCATCACAAAACCCTCGAGACGATAGAGCACAAGTTTCTCACTTCTGCCCCCTTTCATTCTGACGATAATCtagataatattttaactgaGAAGACTGTGAAAAAGTATCAAGGCGCGATTCAACATCCAAAGGACTGGTACAATGCTTTGAGCAAACCACGAAAGTCAAAAGAGAAACCTGAAGTTGTAGTCATGAGTGCGGAGAAGTTTTACGATTTCGAGAGTCATTGGAAAGACCCTTTGGATGAAGATGAACCTTGTGTCGACAAGGAAGCGAAGTGGTTGCGATATACCAAGGAAGGCGTTGCTTGCTACAAAAACAGTTGGACACAAAGTTATAGATTTAAAGTCgcggatttaaaattgaaatctcagTGTGAGAGTGTCTGGAACGCAGCACTTAATAACCTTGGAAGAGTTCCTTTAAGTAAGGAGAAAAAGAACGATCTTTTGGATTTGCTTCCTTTGATGAGTCCAGAGGTAACAAGTTTTTATGAAGGGTTACCTGTAGAAAACAATATTGGCCTGAACATTGTgaataatttgcaagaaaaagGAGAATCATCGAGAATAAAAAGGGATTCCAggtttttgttgaagaaaaattttctttcggaTAATGTAGATTTACCCAAGAAAGCTTCTATCATCAagagtaaattaaattttgaaagcaatgTTCAGGAATTTGAGAGAGAGAAAGAGGATGAAAGGAACCAGAATGACCTTGGTGACGAATATGTTGACCTATCAAAAAGGATAGAAATGTTTAGGGAAGAAGCAATCCAAGGTTCTAATCCTAGAAAGTATCCAAAGGCCCGAAAGTCGTGGAAAGCACTACCACCATGTGACGAAAAATGTCACCTAAAGATTCCACAAGCtaatcaaagacgaatttttgacctgTACTCAcagataaaattgtttgaatcgaAAATGGATTTCGTAAGTggcatgattaaaattaattctataacGCCAGAGATAAAGGCAGCTCTTAAAATATACTACACCACATACTTGGTCAATACGGAGGAAGGAAGTCAAAACATTTGCAGAaagtgttttgtttttattattggcGAACGGGACTATTTCATAACAAaagttttggaagaaaaatttcaggaaatggatg aatccaCAGATTTGGGAGAAGAGAATCCAAAGACAAATCCAGAGATTCAAGAatgtgaaataattaatgaaGAGCATTCATCAATCTCAAATGATGATATTATTATTGAGAGAGTTGTAGAAAAAACATTGCCTGAATTATATG aATTGAAAGAAACCGAAGAGGAGCGTCGACAACTAAGAGAGAATCACCAACCAGAAGAAATAGATGAACATTCGAAAGATGAATTAATTAACGAACCATTCTCTAATTCCGTTCACCTCACGTCGAAGAACGAGGAAGAAAATTTAACAGGAAGTCGAAAAATAAATAGTCCTGTGGTGCAAAAAGTACAAGACCACATAAACAAATTTCCAGTCACTGAACAAGGTTTCGCAAAATATCTACCAATAGGACTGACACTTGAAGTCATGTACGATCTTTACGTAAAAGAAGTCTCCAATCCTGTTAGTATCAACTTTTATAAAAAGGTATTGGCCCGTACTGATCTTAAATTTAAATCCTTGATTTTGGGCATATGCGAGAGATGTAGTACAATTTTAGAAATGATGAAAAGTCTAGATGATCCCAATGAACGATATAAAATTGACTGTGACCGAGCTGCTCATCTCTTAGATGCTCGAAAATGTAACAAATCTAAATTGCGTGATGAAGATGAAGCACGTAATAACAGTGATGTCCATGTTTGCTCCTTTGCTTTTCAAAGTAGTTTACCAACTCCGTGTCTCAATGAATCCCTTGCATATTACCAGCATCCTCTGTGGACTTACAATTTGATAATCGAACAACAAATAATCGATAGAACTCTGCCTGGGATGAAATCTTATTCGTACATGTGGCATGAAGGAGATGGAAAGGGGACAGCAAATGAAATCGCATCTTGCTTGTATCAGTATCTACAAAATTTACCCCCTTCTGTTAAATATGTAACCATATATTCTACTGCCTGTGGTGAAGAAGCCAGAAGCAAGACACTTTCGATGATGTTTTCACATTTCATTTCGAATCATAAAACAATTAAAAGCGTGGATCATAAATTCTTCGTTTCTGGACATTCCGGAATTCAAAAAAGGCTAGATAATGAGTGGCTCGAGCTAATGAACAATCATCGTGGTAAAATAGAAGTACCGGATGATTGGTACCAAGCCGCaaattcaaacaaacaatatTTAGTTATTATGAATCCGGAAAAGTTTTACGATTTTGAGAGTTTGTGGAAAGATAATGGAGCGAAACCTTTTATTGACAAGAGAGTCAAGTGGCTGCGGTATTTGAAACAAGGAACGATTTATTCGAAAGATTCTTGGCGCTATAATGATCCGTTTCttcgtttgaatttaaattcggaatT